In the Blautia coccoides genome, AGCAGATGCTCTCTGATATTCCTATCAGCACCTTCCTCTCCGGCGGTGTGGACAGCAGTCTTGTCACGTCCATCTGTGCCGCGGAACTGAAAAAACAGGGAAAAGTCCTAAACACCTTCTCCTTTGATTTTAAAGACAATCAAAAATTTTTCAAATCTAACGCCTTCCAGCCCAGTCTTGACCGTCCATGGGTAGAAAAAATGGTGGAGTACGCAGGCACAAACCACCGCTTTTTGGAGTGCGACAATATGGCCCAGGTGGACTGTCTGTTCAAGGCTGTGGATGCCAGAGATCTGCCGTGCATGGCAGATGTGGAATCCTCCATGCTCTATTTCTGCTCCCAGGTAGTAGAGCACAACAAGGTGACTCTCACAGGAGAGTGTGCAGATGAAATTTTCGGAGGATATCCATGGTTCCATAAAAAAGAGGCCTTTGAGGGGAATGATTTTCCCTGGTCCATGAGCATGGAACCCAGAAAAATCCTGCTGTGTGACGATTTTGCCCAGTCTCTTCGCATGGAGGAATACGCTCACGCTGCCTATGAAAAAACCATCCGTGAGACTCCCCTTCTTCCCGGTGAAGCACCGGAAGAAAAACGACGTCGGGAAATCTCCTACCTGAACCTGCGGTGGTTTATGGCAACACTTCTGGATCGTATGGACCGCACCAGCATGTACTCCGGCCTGGAAGCCAGGGTTCCTCTGGCAGACTATCGGATCGTGGAATATGTCTTCAATGTCCCATGGAATATGAAATGCCCCAATGGCATTGTCAAAGGGCTGCTGCGCCACGCCGGAGAAAGGTATCTCCCCGGAGAAATCCTCTGGAGGAAAAAGAGTCCCTATCCCAAGACTTATGACCCGGCCTATGAAAAACTCCTGGGAGACCGCCTAAAAGAGGTTCTGGCAGACCCCAACGCCCCGATCCGGCAGCTTCTGGACACCCGCAAAGTCCATACATTTCTGGAAAGTCCCTCCGACTATGGAAAGCCCTTCTACGGACAGCTCATGGCAGGCCCCCAGATGCTTGCATATATGCTGCAGGTAAATTACTGGCTGGAAAAATATAAAATACACATTTTATAGATCAATACCGATGAAAGTGCGCAGGCTCGCTGAATGGTCACTGTTTTTTGCAGCCATTCAAGCAGGTCTGCGCGATCATTTTCATACCTGAGGCACCACTTCACAGACGGTAAGGCATCCCTCTCTGACTGTAAAGCGGATTTCCATCCCGGCAAAACCAAATCCGTAGACCCGCTCCGGGTCGTTCTGGTATGCAGGCCTCGGATCATTTGCCAGGACTCCCCTAAGGGCTGCTCTCTTATCTTCCGGTACTATTTCTTCCAGTTCCTGTGGAAATTCCACCTCCAGCCTGTCCTCTCTGTGTCTGGACGCAAAACCGCCGTCTGCCTCCGGGTGGCTGTCTGAGTGAGGTACATAGGGCTTGATATCAAGAATCGGTGTTCCATCCATTAAATCCGCCCCTGTCACATGGAGAACGGGGCCGTATTCGGGAAGGATTTCAATCTTCTCCAAACGGACACAGGACAGGCCTATGGGATTCGGGCGAAAAGGAGAACGGGTGGCAAACACTCCTTTTCTGGTATTTCCGCCCAATCTGGGCGGCCGTACCGTAGGGGACCAGGTGTCTCTTGCAGACTCTGAAAATTCCCAGATAAGCCAGATATGGGAAAATTCCTCCAGACCGCGGACAGCATCAGGGTTTCTGTACTTTGGTTCAAATATCACGGTCCCGGCAAGCTCTTTCACCAGGCCGCTCTGGCGGGGAATGCCGAACTTTGTGGGGAAATCCGTATGAA is a window encoding:
- the asnB gene encoding asparagine synthase (glutamine-hydrolyzing), whose protein sequence is MCGIAGFCDPKGNFFEEEGKWNHILDKMNRIQKRRGPDDQGTYLDRGCGLAHVRLEIIDLVTGHQPMIYTDASGTYAIVYNGEIYNMPELKRELEKEGAVFRTASDTEVILHGFMLHGEEYLKKLNGIFAIALWDSHKNRLCLSRDRLGIKPLFYTWADSSFVFSSEIKGLFAYPGVTPELDREGLCEIFALGPAKSYGKGVFKGVYEVLPGHCLALDGNGVSEHAYWKLESRPHTDSFEKTVEKTAWLVEDAVKKQMLSDIPISTFLSGGVDSSLVTSICAAELKKQGKVLNTFSFDFKDNQKFFKSNAFQPSLDRPWVEKMVEYAGTNHRFLECDNMAQVDCLFKAVDARDLPCMADVESSMLYFCSQVVEHNKVTLTGECADEIFGGYPWFHKKEAFEGNDFPWSMSMEPRKILLCDDFAQSLRMEEYAHAAYEKTIRETPLLPGEAPEEKRRREISYLNLRWFMATLLDRMDRTSMYSGLEARVPLADYRIVEYVFNVPWNMKCPNGIVKGLLRHAGERYLPGEILWRKKSPYPKTYDPAYEKLLGDRLKEVLADPNAPIRQLLDTRKVHTFLESPSDYGKPFYGQLMAGPQMLAYMLQVNYWLEKYKIHIL
- the tsaA gene encoding tRNA (N6-threonylcarbamoyladenosine(37)-N6)-methyltransferase TrmO — translated: MAKMANDRNGERYMTIDKIAHIHTDFPTKFGIPRQSGLVKELAGTVIFEPKYRNPDAVRGLEEFSHIWLIWEFSESARDTWSPTVRPPRLGGNTRKGVFATRSPFRPNPIGLSCVRLEKIEILPEYGPVLHVTGADLMDGTPILDIKPYVPHSDSHPEADGGFASRHREDRLEVEFPQELEEIVPEDKRAALRGVLANDPRPAYQNDPERVYGFGFAGMEIRFTVREGCLTVCEVVPQV